A DNA window from Luteolibacter luteus contains the following coding sequences:
- a CDS encoding sugar phosphate isomerase/epimerase family protein → MKRLWILVFTLFGAIAQGRDTAMFQRGKMAAWCIVPFDSIKRGPVQRAEMLNRLGITRLAYDWRAEHIPTFEAEVDAMTSHGIEISAWWMPSSLDETALKILDLIGKKQIHPQLWVLIGDPANPDQEGKVKAAAEQIRPIAEAAKKSGCKLGLYNHGGWFGEPDNQMAILKELGMPEVGMVYNFHHGHSHIENFPELFERMKPHLIALNINGMVAHGPETDRKIIPVGSGDQEKRMIEIVTASGWVGPVGILCHLDQDAELVLRGNLAGIERITAELEAGNSGGLDAPPK, encoded by the coding sequence ATGAAGAGACTCTGGATCCTTGTCTTCACCCTCTTTGGTGCCATCGCACAGGGTCGGGATACGGCAATGTTCCAGCGCGGGAAGATGGCCGCGTGGTGCATCGTCCCCTTCGATTCCATCAAGCGCGGGCCGGTCCAGCGGGCTGAAATGCTGAACCGGCTGGGGATCACCCGTCTGGCTTACGATTGGAGGGCGGAGCACATCCCGACCTTCGAGGCAGAGGTGGATGCGATGACTTCCCATGGCATCGAGATTTCCGCTTGGTGGATGCCGTCGTCACTCGACGAGACGGCCTTGAAAATCCTCGATCTGATCGGGAAGAAGCAGATCCATCCGCAGCTCTGGGTCCTGATCGGTGATCCTGCGAACCCCGATCAAGAGGGAAAGGTAAAGGCTGCGGCGGAACAGATCCGTCCCATCGCGGAGGCAGCGAAGAAATCGGGCTGCAAGCTTGGTCTCTACAATCACGGCGGCTGGTTCGGAGAGCCGGACAACCAGATGGCGATCCTCAAGGAGCTGGGCATGCCGGAGGTAGGGATGGTCTACAATTTCCACCACGGCCATTCCCACATCGAGAATTTCCCGGAGCTTTTCGAACGGATGAAACCTCATCTGATAGCCTTGAACATCAATGGTATGGTGGCCCATGGTCCGGAAACGGACAGGAAGATCATTCCAGTCGGCTCAGGCGATCAGGAAAAACGAATGATCGAGATCGTGACCGCGAGCGGCTGGGTCGGCCCGGTCGGGATCTTGTGTCACTTGGATCAGGATGCTGAGCTGGTCCTCCGAGGAAATCTCGCCGGCATCGAGCGGATCACCGCGGAATTGGAAGCGGGGAACTCCGGCGGCCTGGACGCTCCGCCGAAGTGA
- the trpA gene encoding tryptophan synthase subunit alpha has protein sequence MNRIDAAFARLQSEGKKAFVAYVAAGDPSFEASLEVVKTLADAGADIIELGLPFSDPLADGIVNQMAADRALKAGMNTARSLELIREFRKTHETPIVLFTYLNPIFTYGFERFHKDAAAAGADGILLLDLPPDEAKENDDLAKGEGLKHIRLIAPTTPDDRAELLAKSAEGFIYALSRTGVTGAHGVPSEGIGTQVAKIKAHATVPVCVGFGITKPEQAAMVAKNSDGVIVGSAIVKQIELHPNRAAEAVREFVTPLIEATKSAS, from the coding sequence ATGAATCGCATCGACGCGGCATTTGCCCGGCTTCAGTCCGAAGGAAAGAAGGCGTTCGTCGCCTATGTCGCCGCCGGTGACCCATCCTTCGAAGCCTCGCTGGAGGTGGTGAAGACCCTCGCCGATGCCGGGGCGGACATCATTGAGCTGGGACTTCCCTTCTCGGATCCACTTGCCGACGGCATCGTAAACCAGATGGCCGCGGACCGCGCCTTGAAGGCGGGAATGAACACCGCCCGCTCGCTGGAGCTTATCCGCGAATTCCGCAAGACGCACGAGACGCCGATCGTGCTTTTCACTTACCTGAATCCCATCTTCACCTACGGCTTCGAGCGCTTCCACAAGGACGCCGCCGCGGCCGGTGCCGATGGCATCCTGCTGCTGGACCTGCCACCGGATGAGGCGAAGGAAAACGACGATCTCGCGAAGGGAGAAGGCCTGAAGCACATCCGCCTGATCGCCCCGACCACACCGGACGACCGCGCGGAACTGCTGGCGAAGAGCGCTGAGGGTTTCATCTACGCCCTTTCCCGCACCGGAGTGACCGGCGCACACGGGGTACCTTCGGAAGGCATCGGCACCCAAGTCGCGAAGATCAAGGCACACGCCACGGTGCCGGTGTGCGTGGGCTTCGGCATCACCAAGCCGGAACAGGCCGCCATGGTCGCAAAGAATTCGGACGGGGTGATCGTCGGATCCGCCATCGTGAAGCAGATCGAACTCCATCCGAACCGCGCCGCCGAAGCTGTCCGCGAATTTGTGACGCCCCTGATCGAAGCCACCAAGTCCGCCTCTTGA
- the dapF gene encoding diaminopimelate epimerase has product MLLHFYKMNGAGNDFVVIDNRDLSAALTKEQIEHLCDRHRGIGADGLLAVEPSEKGADFKFRYYNADGGEAEMCGNGARCFGRFTAALMEDDPERVTFETIAGTLAAELVDDNIRIAMSEPKDLKIDTGVEIPDLNAKLHFINTGVPHVVAFVADLPGTEVVRHGATIRYHKAFAPAGTNANFATVLAPGHIAIRTYERGVEDETLACGTGMVACALMHHLLDGAPSPIKVDVKGGDTLEIGFEKKGDTFTNVTLTGPADFVFEGDIEI; this is encoded by the coding sequence ATGCTCCTGCATTTCTACAAGATGAACGGTGCCGGCAACGACTTCGTTGTCATCGATAACCGCGACCTTTCCGCTGCCCTGACCAAGGAGCAGATCGAGCACCTCTGCGACCGCCATCGCGGGATCGGCGCGGACGGATTGCTCGCCGTGGAGCCGTCCGAAAAGGGGGCCGACTTCAAATTCCGCTACTACAATGCGGATGGAGGCGAAGCCGAGATGTGTGGCAATGGCGCCCGCTGCTTCGGCCGCTTCACCGCCGCCCTCATGGAGGATGATCCGGAGCGCGTGACCTTCGAAACCATCGCCGGAACCCTCGCGGCCGAACTGGTGGACGACAACATCCGCATCGCGATGTCCGAACCCAAGGACCTCAAGATCGATACCGGCGTGGAGATCCCGGACCTCAATGCCAAGCTCCATTTCATCAACACGGGCGTGCCTCACGTGGTTGCCTTCGTGGCAGACCTGCCGGGCACGGAAGTGGTCCGCCACGGTGCCACGATTCGTTACCACAAGGCCTTCGCCCCCGCGGGAACGAATGCGAACTTCGCGACCGTCCTCGCTCCGGGTCATATTGCCATCCGCACCTATGAGCGCGGCGTGGAAGACGAAACCCTGGCCTGCGGCACCGGCATGGTAGCCTGCGCGCTGATGCATCACCTTCTGGATGGTGCGCCATCCCCGATCAAGGTGGACGTAAAGGGGGGCGACACTCTGGAAATCGGATTCGAAAAGAAGGGCGATACCTTCACCAACGTGACCCTCACCGGCCCGGCTGACTTCGTCTTTGAGGGTGACATCGAGATTTGA
- a CDS encoding CopG family transcriptional regulator, translating to MDYKASRKRTIIDLPDEDLSRLDALAEEGSVSRASILREAVAEYVVRKSKVPAVPKPLSGFGSLKGYYGEAQAYQDQLRGEWE from the coding sequence ATGGACTACAAGGCGAGCCGGAAACGAACGATCATTGACCTGCCCGATGAGGATCTGTCGCGCCTTGATGCTTTGGCCGAAGAAGGATCCGTCTCACGTGCTTCCATACTGAGGGAAGCAGTGGCGGAGTATGTGGTTCGGAAGAGCAAGGTTCCGGCCGTGCCCAAGCCCCTCAGCGGTTTTGGCTCGCTGAAGGGCTACTATGGCGAGGCGCAGGCCTATCAGGATCAACTTCGGGGAGAGTGGGAATGA
- a CDS encoding type II toxin-antitoxin system VapC family toxin, translating to MTGFFDTNILIDFLNGVTEAQVATSAYGRRCINRITWMEILAGVKDTPGEDIARTFLAQFDVVEMTEEVAEAALTLRRHHVPRLKLPDAIILASARMLGCRLITRNTRDFPQDSADVHVPYRV from the coding sequence ATGACCGGCTTCTTCGATACCAACATCCTTATCGATTTCCTCAACGGGGTGACGGAAGCACAAGTGGCGACCTCCGCTTACGGACGCCGCTGCATCAACCGGATCACCTGGATGGAAATTCTGGCTGGTGTCAAAGACACGCCGGGAGAAGATATCGCACGGACTTTCCTCGCCCAATTTGACGTCGTCGAGATGACGGAGGAAGTCGCGGAGGCAGCGCTCACCCTACGCCGTCACCATGTGCCGCGCCTGAAGTTACCGGATGCAATCATCCTCGCCTCCGCCCGGATGCTGGGCTGTCGGCTGATCACGAGGAATACCCGGGATTTTCCGCAGGACTCGGCAGACGTCCATGTACCCTACCGCGTGTGA
- the dapA gene encoding 4-hydroxy-tetrahydrodipicolinate synthase, with protein MTFRGTYTALITPFRDDRIDTAAFKALIDRQVAAGITGIVPVGTTGESPTLDMDEHIEVIRLAAEYAAGRCQVVAGTGANSTKEAIELTQAAEKVGATGTLQVCPYYNKPSQEGVYRHFRTVAENTGLPVMLYSVPGRSGIEIGVETTARLAADCKNIVSIKEAGGSVERVNQLFQAVPADFSILSGDDPLTLPFMSCGAVGLVSVTSNLVPEVLVKLVQLCLDGDFTGALAQQKQFYPLFRGLMSLDVNPVPIKTAVALQGHCTEELRLPLAPMTDAAKAQLAALLREFGLLS; from the coding sequence ATGACGTTCCGAGGCACCTACACCGCGCTTATCACTCCTTTTCGCGACGACCGTATCGATACCGCGGCCTTCAAAGCCTTGATCGACCGTCAGGTTGCCGCCGGCATCACGGGCATCGTTCCGGTGGGCACCACCGGCGAGTCCCCGACGCTCGATATGGATGAGCACATCGAGGTGATCCGCCTGGCCGCGGAATACGCCGCCGGCCGTTGCCAAGTCGTGGCGGGCACGGGAGCGAATTCCACCAAGGAAGCCATCGAGCTGACCCAAGCCGCCGAAAAGGTTGGCGCGACGGGGACGCTTCAGGTTTGCCCCTATTACAACAAGCCCTCTCAGGAAGGGGTCTACCGCCACTTCCGCACCGTGGCCGAAAATACCGGCCTGCCGGTGATGCTTTACAGCGTGCCTGGCCGCAGCGGGATCGAAATCGGCGTGGAAACGACCGCGCGCCTTGCCGCGGACTGCAAGAACATCGTTTCCATCAAGGAAGCCGGTGGTTCGGTGGAGCGCGTGAACCAGCTTTTCCAAGCGGTGCCTGCGGATTTCTCGATCCTTTCCGGCGACGATCCGCTGACCCTGCCTTTCATGTCCTGCGGTGCCGTGGGTCTGGTTTCGGTGACCTCGAACCTCGTCCCCGAGGTGCTGGTGAAGCTGGTGCAGCTCTGCCTGGACGGTGACTTCACCGGGGCTCTGGCTCAGCAGAAGCAATTTTACCCGCTGTTCCGCGGCCTGATGTCGCTGGACGTGAACCCGGTGCCGATCAAGACCGCCGTCGCACTCCAAGGCCACTGCACGGAGGAACTGCGCCTGCCGCTCGCCCCGATGACGGATGCGGCGAAGGCCCAGCTTGCAGCGTTGCTCCGCGAGTTCGGACTGCTCTCCTGA
- the dapB gene encoding 4-hydroxy-tetrahydrodipicolinate reductase, with translation MIQLLVTGKSGRMGQAVLQAASQEPAVTVASTHDSGESLTAAITQANTVIDFTVHKFTRELLDAALEKGTHLVIGTTGHTDEEREAIHEAAKTLPIVYAPNFSIGVNTLFWLTQKAAQILTQDRFDIEVTEMHHRHKIDSPSGTARRLLEILNEETGTDYKKDIVHGRFGNVGPRPPREIGMHTLRGGDVVGDHTVMFAADGERVELTHKASSRLTFAAGAVRAAVWLYDKPAGLYDMQDVLGLK, from the coding sequence ATGATCCAACTCCTCGTCACCGGCAAGTCCGGCCGCATGGGCCAAGCCGTTCTCCAAGCTGCCAGCCAGGAGCCCGCCGTCACCGTGGCATCCACCCACGACAGCGGGGAAAGCCTTACCGCAGCGATCACCCAAGCGAACACGGTGATCGATTTCACGGTCCACAAGTTCACCCGCGAGTTGCTCGACGCCGCCTTGGAAAAAGGCACGCATCTGGTGATCGGCACCACCGGCCACACCGATGAGGAGCGCGAGGCGATTCACGAGGCCGCCAAGACGCTGCCGATCGTTTACGCCCCGAACTTCTCCATCGGTGTGAACACGCTCTTCTGGCTCACGCAGAAAGCCGCGCAGATCCTCACCCAGGACCGCTTCGACATCGAAGTGACGGAGATGCATCACCGCCACAAGATCGACTCTCCTTCCGGCACCGCGCGCCGCCTGCTGGAGATCCTCAACGAGGAAACCGGCACCGATTACAAGAAGGACATCGTTCACGGCCGCTTCGGCAACGTGGGCCCGCGCCCGCCCCGCGAAATCGGCATGCATACCCTGCGCGGCGGTGACGTCGTGGGCGATCACACCGTGATGTTCGCCGCCGATGGCGAGCGTGTGGAACTGACCCACAAGGCCAGCTCCCGCCTGACCTTCGCCGCCGGCGCGGTCCGTGCAGCCGTATGGCTCTACGACAAGCCGGCAGGTCTTTACGACATGCAGGACGTATTGGGGCTGAAGTAA
- the folK gene encoding 2-amino-4-hydroxy-6-hydroxymethyldihydropteridine diphosphokinase, whose translation MSEVLQSSVSRETRVGIALGSNLGNRLRHLQEARDLLKNVAVPGSLIQAPVFQTEPVDCPDDSPDFYNTVVEIGYKGTPHDLLDATQAIEFRLGRTTVPVRNAPRVIDVDILYFGEERIEGEILDLPHPRLTSRRFVLQPLAEIRPDLILPGDQVSIAEHLRHLDSNEPPLVTVQAVW comes from the coding sequence GTGTCTGAAGTCCTCCAATCATCCGTCTCGCGTGAAACCCGCGTAGGCATTGCCCTCGGCTCGAATCTGGGCAATCGCCTGCGCCACCTGCAGGAGGCGCGGGACTTGCTGAAAAACGTCGCTGTTCCCGGTTCCCTGATCCAAGCCCCGGTTTTCCAGACGGAGCCGGTAGATTGTCCGGATGACTCGCCGGATTTCTACAATACCGTGGTCGAGATCGGGTACAAAGGCACGCCACACGATCTGCTGGACGCCACCCAAGCGATCGAATTCCGGCTCGGTCGGACGACGGTGCCGGTGAGGAACGCGCCACGGGTGATCGACGTGGACATCCTTTACTTCGGCGAAGAGCGGATCGAGGGGGAAATCCTCGATCTCCCCCACCCTCGCCTGACTTCGCGGCGCTTTGTCCTTCAACCGCTTGCCGAGATTCGCCCGGATTTGATCCTCCCTGGCGATCAAGTTTCGATTGCGGAACACCTCCGGCACCTCGACTCTAACGAGCCGCCGCTCGTCACTGTGCAAGCGGTGTGGTAA
- the panB gene encoding 3-methyl-2-oxobutanoate hydroxymethyltransferase — MTGSEKAAALAARKHAGPPVTMLTAYDYPTARLFDDAGVDALLVGDSLGMVVLGYPDTTHVTLDQMIHHVAAVGRARPKALLIGDLSIGTYPDPETAVTNARRLVEAGAEAVKLEGGLRQAAKVKAIVDAGIPVCGHLGMLPQRVLEEGGYKKKGKTPEQSAAILEGALALAEAGAFAIVLESVVPSAAEWITARVPIPTIGIGCGEHTCDGEVSVATDLIGTFPWFVPPFAKPEANLAPQITAAAAAYCKRVQSVPIQHR; from the coding sequence GTGACCGGTTCCGAAAAAGCCGCTGCCCTCGCCGCCCGGAAGCACGCCGGACCTCCGGTGACGATGTTGACCGCCTACGACTATCCTACGGCCCGTCTGTTCGATGATGCCGGAGTGGACGCGCTGCTGGTAGGAGACTCTCTCGGCATGGTGGTGCTGGGCTATCCGGACACCACCCACGTCACGCTGGATCAAATGATCCATCACGTCGCGGCGGTCGGTCGCGCGAGGCCAAAGGCCCTGCTGATCGGGGATCTTTCGATCGGCACCTATCCCGATCCGGAAACGGCCGTGACCAATGCCCGCCGTCTGGTCGAGGCCGGTGCCGAAGCCGTGAAATTGGAAGGCGGCCTCCGGCAGGCTGCAAAAGTGAAGGCCATCGTCGATGCCGGTATTCCCGTCTGCGGCCACCTCGGGATGCTGCCACAGCGGGTCCTCGAAGAAGGCGGCTACAAGAAGAAGGGCAAGACTCCTGAGCAAAGCGCCGCGATCCTCGAAGGCGCTCTCGCACTTGCCGAAGCGGGCGCATTTGCGATCGTGCTGGAAAGCGTGGTGCCTTCCGCTGCGGAATGGATCACCGCGCGAGTCCCTATTCCCACGATCGGGATCGGCTGTGGCGAGCACACCTGCGATGGCGAGGTATCCGTGGCGACCGACCTGATCGGCACTTTTCCTTGGTTCGTGCCTCCCTTCGCGAAGCCGGAGGCGAATCTTGCTCCGCAGATCACCGCCGCGGCAGCAGCCTACTGCAAGCGCGTGCAGAGCGTGCCGATCCAGCATCGCTGA
- a CDS encoding peptide chain release factor family protein, protein MSTPDKQADLEVRMAALGIEEEDLHESFILGSGSGGQKINKTNSCVFLKHIPSGLQVKCQESRSREANRQLARELLCDAFEGIKRDKATAQKQAIEKNRRRNRQRSRRSKQRSVAEKRQLSEKKAMRKSPTGDD, encoded by the coding sequence ATGAGCACCCCTGACAAACAAGCCGATCTCGAAGTAAGGATGGCGGCCTTGGGCATCGAGGAGGAAGACCTCCACGAGAGCTTCATTCTCGGCTCGGGCTCGGGGGGGCAGAAGATCAACAAGACGAACTCCTGCGTCTTTCTCAAACACATCCCCAGCGGCCTTCAGGTGAAATGCCAGGAAAGCCGCTCGCGGGAGGCCAACCGCCAGCTCGCCCGGGAGCTGCTCTGCGATGCCTTCGAGGGGATCAAGCGTGACAAGGCGACCGCACAGAAACAGGCCATCGAGAAAAACCGCCGCCGCAACCGGCAGCGTTCCCGCCGCTCGAAGCAGCGTTCCGTCGCCGAAAAGCGCCAACTCTCTGAGAAAAAGGCGATGCGGAAATCCCCAACAGGTGACGATTGA
- a CDS encoding thymidylate synthase, whose product MKAYLDLMRDVLQNGEERSDRTGTGTLSVFGRQTRYDLRQGFPCLTTKKLHLRSIIHELLWFLKGDTNVAYLKENGVRIWDEWADESGELGPVYGRQWRSFPAPDGRTVDQIAELVHGLRGDPHSRRHLVVAWNPGELNRMALPPCHCLFQFFVHEPESDRPGLSCQLYQRSADLFLGVPFNVASYALLTMMLAQVCDFEPREFIHTFGDLHLYKNHLDQAREQLTRSPKPLPTMWINPKVRELDDFTFEDFRLENYDPHPHIKAEVSV is encoded by the coding sequence ATGAAAGCCTACCTCGATCTTATGCGCGATGTCCTGCAGAACGGCGAGGAACGGTCCGATCGCACCGGCACCGGCACGCTCTCGGTTTTCGGACGCCAGACTCGCTATGACCTGCGCCAAGGCTTCCCCTGCCTCACCACCAAGAAGCTTCACCTGCGCTCCATCATCCACGAGCTGTTGTGGTTCCTGAAGGGTGACACCAACGTCGCCTACCTGAAGGAAAACGGCGTGCGGATCTGGGACGAGTGGGCGGATGAAAGCGGCGAACTGGGCCCGGTTTATGGCCGTCAGTGGCGTTCCTTCCCAGCCCCGGACGGCCGCACGGTCGATCAGATCGCAGAGCTGGTCCACGGCCTGCGCGGTGATCCGCATTCACGCCGCCACCTGGTGGTCGCGTGGAATCCCGGCGAGCTCAACCGCATGGCCCTGCCGCCGTGCCACTGCTTGTTCCAGTTTTTCGTGCACGAGCCGGAGTCGGACCGCCCCGGGCTTTCCTGCCAGCTCTACCAGCGCTCCGCGGATCTTTTCCTCGGCGTGCCTTTCAACGTGGCTTCCTATGCGCTGCTGACCATGATGCTGGCTCAGGTCTGCGACTTCGAGCCGCGCGAATTCATCCACACCTTCGGCGATCTTCATCTCTACAAGAACCACCTCGATCAGGCCCGCGAGCAACTGACTCGCAGCCCGAAGCCGCTACCGACGATGTGGATCAATCCGAAGGTCCGGGAGCTGGACGATTTCACCTTCGAGGACTTCCGCCTGGAGAACTACGATCCCCATCCCCACATCAAGGCGGAGGTCTCTGTGTAA
- a CDS encoding dihydrofolate reductase yields MSRLTAIVAMTPDRVIGRNGDLPWHLPEDLAFFKRTTSGHTIVMGRKTYESIGRPLPKRRNIVLTRDTAWSAPGVEVIHAPEDLESIPGLGEQVFIIGGAEIYAAFLGHLDELLVSWVFENYPGDTRFPEFEERFSQPELIETHEAFEVRRYLKPTAL; encoded by the coding sequence ATGAGCCGCCTCACCGCCATCGTAGCCATGACCCCGGACCGTGTGATCGGCCGGAATGGCGATCTGCCCTGGCATCTGCCGGAAGACCTTGCGTTTTTCAAGCGGACCACTTCGGGCCACACCATCGTCATGGGGCGGAAGACCTACGAGTCCATCGGCAGGCCCCTGCCAAAGCGCCGGAACATCGTTCTAACAAGGGATACCGCCTGGAGTGCTCCAGGCGTGGAGGTGATCCATGCGCCGGAAGATCTGGAATCGATCCCGGGGCTCGGCGAGCAGGTCTTCATCATTGGCGGTGCGGAGATCTATGCTGCATTTCTCGGACATCTGGATGAATTGCTGGTGTCCTGGGTCTTCGAGAATTATCCCGGAGACACGCGCTTTCCCGAATTCGAGGAACGATTTTCGCAGCCGGAACTCATCGAGACGCATGAAGCCTTTGAAGTTCGCCGCTACCTGAAACCAACCGCTCTCTAA
- a CDS encoding DUF3127 domain-containing protein, with translation MAQTFELEGTLKHLFDTQTFASGFAKREFVVEVPDGRFPQMIKFECVKDKIAMLDGIRIGDQVKVAFDIRGSEFKERFYVNLNAWKINKSGGSGAADDGDSQRTNSSMDASFDNEPDMSDDIPF, from the coding sequence ATGGCCCAGACATTCGAACTCGAAGGTACCCTCAAGCACCTCTTTGACACCCAGACCTTCGCCAGCGGCTTCGCAAAGCGTGAATTCGTGGTGGAAGTTCCGGACGGCCGCTTCCCGCAGATGATCAAATTCGAGTGCGTGAAGGACAAGATCGCGATGCTCGACGGCATCCGCATCGGAGACCAGGTGAAGGTCGCTTTCGACATCCGTGGCAGCGAGTTCAAGGAACGCTTCTACGTGAACCTGAACGCGTGGAAGATCAACAAGAGTGGTGGCAGCGGGGCCGCAGATGACGGTGATAGCCAGCGGACGAATTCCTCGATGGACGCCAGCTTCGACAATGAGCCGGACATGTCGGACGATATTCCGTTCTAA